Proteins encoded by one window of Halococcus hamelinensis 100A6:
- a CDS encoding sugar-transfer associated ATP-grasp domain-containing protein has translation MSPIQRLLSKLYWRSDDELQRLSQRGVKPFLELVVHEEATAWSRFEMPLGRRVWLWRHGFISQADVLYDVDERTRHRYLSSYQRELTRPINGQWRTALQNKLLFHRLLQPFDAHRSTVHGHLHRGQFTAVDAPESDSNGEAKNANDRTTDSVARVKEYLTSANRLVLKPIYGVSGNRVLICSVTDGSYSVNGEERSEREFEELVASLDGYLVCEYVEQADYADDLFRDSSNTIRVLTMWDPDTDEPFIADAVHRIGTERSAPRDNWSRGGLSAAIDRSTGRLGEGVQYPYDGSLEWHSTHPETGNAIAGSEVPGWEAVKEKLTALAGRFPQIPYVGWDIVVTDPGEFTVIEGNTCSGVRVFQVHRPLLADPRVRRFYEHHDVI, from the coding sequence ATGAGTCCGATCCAGCGCTTGTTGAGCAAACTCTACTGGCGGTCGGACGACGAACTGCAGCGGCTCTCCCAGCGCGGTGTGAAGCCGTTTTTGGAACTGGTCGTTCACGAGGAGGCGACGGCGTGGTCGCGCTTCGAGATGCCGCTCGGCCGGCGGGTGTGGCTCTGGCGGCACGGGTTCATAAGCCAGGCCGACGTGCTCTACGACGTCGACGAGCGGACCCGCCACCGCTACCTCTCGAGCTATCAGCGCGAACTCACCCGACCGATCAACGGCCAGTGGCGGACCGCCCTCCAGAACAAGTTGCTCTTCCACCGACTCCTCCAGCCGTTCGACGCCCACCGCTCGACGGTCCACGGCCACCTCCATCGGGGACAGTTCACCGCCGTGGACGCCCCGGAGAGCGATTCGAACGGCGAGGCGAAGAACGCGAACGACCGCACTACCGACTCGGTAGCGCGGGTCAAGGAGTATCTGACGTCGGCGAACCGGCTCGTCCTGAAACCGATCTACGGGGTGAGCGGCAACCGCGTCCTGATCTGTTCGGTGACCGACGGGAGCTACTCCGTCAACGGCGAGGAACGATCCGAGCGGGAGTTCGAGGAGCTGGTGGCCTCGCTCGACGGCTATCTCGTCTGTGAATACGTCGAACAGGCCGACTACGCGGACGACCTCTTTCGGGACTCCTCGAACACGATCCGCGTGCTCACGATGTGGGACCCCGATACCGACGAACCGTTCATCGCCGACGCGGTCCACCGGATCGGGACGGAACGGTCCGCTCCCCGCGACAACTGGTCGCGTGGGGGGCTCTCGGCGGCGATCGACCGCTCGACGGGGCGACTGGGCGAGGGGGTCCAGTACCCGTACGACGGCTCCCTCGAATGGCACTCGACCCACCCGGAGACGGGGAACGCGATAGCCGGCAGCGAGGTCCCTGGCTGGGAGGCAGTGAAGGAGAAGCTGACGGCGCTGGCGGGGCGGTTTCCCCAGATCCCCTACGTCGGGTGGGATATCGTCGTGACCGACCCCGGCGAGTTCACCGTGATCGAGGGCAACACGTGTAGCGGGGTTCGCGTGTTCCAGGTTCACCGTCCGCTGCTCGCCGACCCACGGGTACGGCGTTTCTACGAGCACCACGATGTCATCTGA
- a CDS encoding bifunctional 4-hydroxy-2-oxoglutarate aldolase/2-dehydro-3-deoxy-phosphogluconate aldolase, which yields MEKAVVQQRLADSGVVAVLRSIPEDVIVEVANAIHAGGVTALEVTADAERPAEMIAAIDEDLEGTDALVGAGTVMDAETAREVIDAGAEFVLAPNFEPEVVAACNEAEVVCVPGIMTPTEAVDAMNAGADVLKVFPAATVGPGHVSALRGPLGDIPLMPTGGVSVENAAAFFDAGAMAVGAGSALVDYEAIENGDMDAVRERAAEFVRAVETARSD from the coding sequence ATGGAGAAAGCAGTCGTCCAACAGCGGCTCGCCGACAGCGGCGTCGTCGCGGTCCTCCGTTCGATCCCCGAGGACGTCATCGTCGAGGTGGCGAACGCGATCCACGCGGGCGGCGTGACGGCGCTCGAAGTCACCGCGGACGCCGAGCGCCCCGCCGAGATGATCGCCGCCATCGACGAGGACCTCGAGGGGACCGACGCGCTCGTCGGGGCTGGAACCGTCATGGACGCCGAGACCGCCCGCGAAGTTATCGACGCGGGTGCGGAGTTCGTGCTCGCGCCGAACTTCGAACCCGAGGTGGTCGCGGCCTGCAACGAGGCGGAGGTCGTCTGCGTTCCGGGGATCATGACGCCGACGGAGGCCGTCGACGCGATGAACGCCGGCGCGGACGTTCTGAAGGTGTTCCCGGCGGCGACGGTCGGGCCGGGCCACGTCAGCGCGCTCCGGGGTCCGCTGGGCGACATCCCGCTGATGCCCACGGGAGGGGTTTCGGTGGAGAACGCCGCCGCGTTCTTCGATGCGGGTGCCATGGCCGTGGGTGCCGGGTCGGCGCTCGTCGACTACGAGGCCATCGAGAACGGCGACATGGACGCGGTTCGCGAACGGGCAGCGGAGTTCGTCCGCGCCGTCGAGACCGCCCGGTCGGACTGA